One window from the genome of Clarias gariepinus isolate MV-2021 ecotype Netherlands chromosome 15, CGAR_prim_01v2, whole genome shotgun sequence encodes:
- the LOC128543238 gene encoding beta-1,3-galactosyltransferase 1-like — protein MVESTSRNGEKSLEIPETLFQCRCSRLRAGFLILVGSAVLLFYYVDITEVSKIWLEKIQMINNLTFTTRADSNTTTSTSVLEWTSAFTSGSALSVSPSGIQGEKCPPETPYLVAYPCRYHFILNESERCPNEMPFLVLMVPVAPHNREARDAVRTTWGSEKMVMDKVVSLFFLLGQPGHEGREEMQQKILQESEEHHDIIQSDFLDSYKNLTIKTMVIMEWLATYCQNAAYAMKIDSDMFLNVNSLINMLLQAPRENYMTGLVASGAIVLRDPSSKWYLPKDVFPEDFYPPYALGLGYVLSLDLPNKLIEGAKHTQPVYIEDVFLGLCMRYLRISFTIQADQSLFNVFPVSYNRCRYSKLIATTTHRIQDQVNFWKDLKRPEPPC, from the exons ATGGTGGAGAGCACCAGCAGAAATGGAGAAAAAAG ccTAGAAATCCCGGAGACATTATTTCAATGTCGCTGTTCTCGTCTCCGTGCTGGCTTCCTCATACTTGTTGGCTCTGCTGTGTTGCTCTTCTATTATGTGGACATAACAGAAGTGTCAAAAATTTGGTTGGAGAAAATTCAAATGATAAACAACCTGACATTTACCACAAGAGCAGATTCAAATACAACCACCAGCACATCCGTTCTTGAATGGACATCTGCCTTCACTTCAGGAAGTGCTTTATCTGTCTCACCTTCTGGGATACAAGGTGAAAAATGTCCACCTGAAACTCCATACCTTGTGGCATATCCCTGTAgatatcatttcattttaaacgaATCAGAGAGGTGTCCGAATGAAATGCCCTTCTTAGTCTTGATGGTACCTGTGGCACCACACAACAGGGAAGCTCGGGATGCCGTCCGCACCACCTGGGGATCAGAGAAGATGGTTATGGACAAAGTGGTGAGCCTTTTCTTTCTGCTTGGTCAGCCTGGACATGAAGGGAGAGAGGAGATGCAGCAGAAGATCTTGCAGGAGAGTGAGGAACACCATGACATCATTCAAAGTGATTTCCTGGATAGTTATAAAAATCTTACTATCAAGACTATGGTGATTATGGAATGGCTGGCAACTTACTGCCAAAATGCCGCTTATGCCATGAAGATTGACTCTGATATGTTCCTCAATGTGAACAGTTTAATAAACATGCTCCTTCAGGCACCAAGGGAGAACTATATGACAGGACTTGTAGCTAGTGGGGCTATCGTTCTCCGAGACCCCAGCTCTAAATGGTATCTGCCAAAAGATGTGTTTCCTGAAGACTTTTATCCACCTTACGCACTGGGGTTGGGCTACGTGCTGTCCCTGGACCTTCCAAACAAGCTGATTGAAGGGGCAAAGCATACCCAACCCGTCTATATTGAAGATGTGTTTTTAGGACTATGCATGCGGTATCTCAGAATATCTTTCACCATTCAGGCTGATCAGAGCCTCTTTAATGTCTTCCCTGTTTCTTACAACCGGTGTCGCTACTCAAAACTCATTGCTACAACCACACACAGAATACAGGATCAAGTTAACTTTTGGAAAGACCTTAAGAGACCAGAACCACCTTGTTAA
- the kcng4b gene encoding potassium voltage-gated channel subfamily G member 4, protein MPIISNANDFSNLSTSTDDSSFDHFFTEIPETETIKGVYFQRAQLLRDPSALANVDHSKLALVNVGGDRYTFAWSTLDDFPLSRLGQLRHCSSPEDIAQLCDDYDEVSHEFFFDRSATAFRVILNFLAAGKLRLLRQACAVFLSDELAYWGIEPTGMERCCRRTMITRVEEVAEKKRKEEARRQKRLMKQPRQESEEGVRSALSRLREVVDNPHSGWLGKCFACMSVAMIVVTVVSLCISSMPELREEESRGECSPKCQQIFIVETACVAWFTLELTLRFLQARSKLEFARGPLNIIDAVAILPYYISLVVDERDLRPGDRSNVGAGYLDKLGLILRLLRALRILYVMRLARHSLGLQTLGLTVQRSMHDFGLLLLFVCVAVTLFSPLIHLAESERHGFSSIPACYWWAIISMTTVGYGDMVPRTIPGQVIAFSGILSGILIMAFPATSIFHVFSRCYRELKQEHEMIYKDERVALLAAEEVCIDRNSYCWTQEYSNKIHEGEDRDGTKIPVLAATACSDMS, encoded by the exons ATGCCGATCATTAGCAATGCAAATGACTTCAGCAATCTCTCCACCAGCACAGATGACAGCAGCTTTGACCATTTTTTTACTGAGATCCCTGAGACAGAAACCATTAAGGGAGTTTACTTCCAGCGAGCCCAGCTACTCCGTGACCCCTCTGCACTCGCAAATGTGGACCACAGCAAACTGGCCCTCGTCAATGTTGGCGGGGATCGTTACACGTTTGCCTGGAGCACACTGGATGACTTCCCACTCTCCCGTTTGGGCCAGCTACGTCACTGCAGCAGTCCTGAAGACATCGCCCAGCTTTGCGATGACTATGACGAGGTGAgccatgagtttttttttgatCGCAGTGCCACAGCCTTTCGTGTCATCCTCAACTTTTTGGCAGCAGGCAAACTTAGACTGCTGAGGCAGGCATGTGCCGTTTTTCTCTCGGATGAGCTTGCTTACTGGGGCATCGAACCCACTGGGATGGAGCGCTGCTGCCGCCGTACAATGATCACTCGGGTGGAGGAGGTGGCTGAGAAGAAGCGGAAAGAGGAAGCTAGAAGGCAGAAGAGGCTGATGAAACAACCAAGGCAAGAGAGTGAGGAAGGGGTTCGTAGCGCCTTGAGCCGCCTCAGGGAAGTGGTGGACAACCCACATTCTGGCTGGCTGGGAAAGTGCTTTGCCTGTATGTCAGTGGCCATGATTGTTGTGACTGTGGTCAGCTTGTGCATCAGCAGCATGCCTGAGCTCAGAGAGGAGGAGAGCAGA GGTGAATGTTCCCCGAAGTGTCAACAGATATTCATCGTGGAGACCGCGTGTGTGGCCTGGTTTACACTTGAGCTTACGCTACGCTTCCTGCAGGCCCGTAGCAAGCTAGAGTTTGCACGTGGGCCACTGAACATCATTGATGCTGTGGCCATTCTGCCTTACTACATCTCCCTAGTGGTGGATGAGAGAGATCTGAGGCCGGGGGATCGTTCGAATGTTGGTGCAGGATATTTGGATAAGCTGGGCCTGATTCTAAGGCTCTTGCGTGCCCTGCGCATCCTGTACGTCATGCGGCTGGCGAGGCACTCACTGGGTTTGCAGACTCTCGGCCTGACAGTGCAAAGGAGCATGCATGATTTCGGACTTCTGCTACTTTTTGTGTGCGTGGCTGTCACGTTGTTTTCCCCTCTCATACACTTAGCTGAGAGTGAACGCCACGGCTTTAGCAGCATCCCTGCCTGCTATTGGTGGGCCATCATCTCCATGACAACAGTGGGCTACGGCGATATGGTTCCACGTACCATTCCTGGTCAGGTTATTGCCTTCAGCGGGATCCTGAGTGGCATCCTCATCATGGCCTTTCCAGCTACCTCAATTTTCCATGTGTTTTCACGCTGCTACCGCGAGCTGAAACAGGAACATGAAATGATTTACAAAGATGAGAGAGTGGCCTTATTAGCCGCGGAGGAGGTCTGCATAGACAGAAACTCCTACTGTTGGACTCAAGAATATTCCAACAAAATCCATGAGGGTGAGGATAGGGATGGGACTAAAATACCTGTTTTAGCAGCCACAGCTTGCTCGGATATGTCATAG